One genomic window of Corticium candelabrum chromosome 21, ooCorCand1.1, whole genome shotgun sequence includes the following:
- the LOC134196630 gene encoding uncharacterized protein LOC134196630, with translation MAIDASEVDGRMWFTSTTFCPHVAEGLHPSAKRARVEQPPSVYQLKRLRAQRHDGRVPESLCGYTLEGRKLKLTTDVKHRIRVKRIQLHLRLLHETIKPTYKSMTPFRLSVSECSDHDHDYYAVHLGLGLVYKALHQTDSSVLYSFLYSFHTPLPLLVFPQSGTNAVDCPDRTPDDEIDSSDSEFNESDDDDEVDCSLILQQLGGNFAKDGITLVTCRGVSAPNSEPYKMSVDEYGEINCSGVESSFLPTQFEILADTQNVSIPGHVVCIRSRGFGPEEKFYVALTGSGRKMRFTIENAGSGMKNHSIPKDEKFYFTVSDHSGGYRFQAVTGDQRYLAFESVPRGGVQVTVTDKNAKSKLLSTVFDLIKW, from the exons ATGGCAATAGACGCCTCCGAAGTCGATGGTCGCATGTGGTTCACATCGACAACATTCTGCCCACACGTTGCAGAAGGACTGCATCCGTCTGCCAAGCGAGCACGTGTAGAGCAGCCTCCTAGTGTCTACCAGTTGAAACGCCTGCGAGCACAGCGACACGACGGACGAGTTCCAGAGAGTCTTTGCGGCTACACACTCGAGGGAAGGAAACTGAAACTCACAACAGACGTGAAACATCGAATCAGGGTAAAACGAATTCAGCTGCATCTCCGATTGCTACACGAGACGATCAAACCGACATACAAGTCAATGACCCCGTTCAGGCTGAGTGTCTCGGAATGCAGTGATCATGATCATGACTACTACGCTGTCCATCTCGGACTCGGTCTCGTCTACAAGGCGCTGCATCAAACCGACAGTTCTGTCCTCTACAGCTTCCTCTACAGCTTCCACACGCCGCTGCCGTTGTTGGTATTTCCCCAGTCG GGTACAAATGCGGTCGACTGTCCAGACCGCACACCAGATGACGAGATTGATTCATCCGACTCAGAATTTAACGAAtcagacgacgacgatgaaGTAGATTGCTCGTTAATTTTGCAGCAACTTGGTGGGAATTTTGCAAAAGATGGAATCACACTCGTCACGTGTCGAGGTGTGTCTGCTCCCAACTCCGAGCCCTACAAAATGTCGGTCGACGAATACGGCGAAATCAACTGCTCTGGCGTTGAGTCCAGTTTCCTACCAACACAATTCGAGATTCTCGCCGACACGCAGAACGTCAGTATTCCTGGTCATGTCGTTTGTATACGCTCTCGAGGCTTCGGTCCGGAAGAAAAATTCTATGTGGCTCTGACGGGCAGTGGAAGGAAAATGAGATTTACAATAGAG AATGCTGGAAGTGGCATGAAAAATCATTCGATTCCTAAAGATGAAAAGTTTTACTTTACTGTGAGCGACCATTCCGGAGGGTATCGTTTCCAAGCGGTAACCGGTGATCAGCGATACCTCGCATTTGAGTCGGTACCAAGAGGAGGAGTTCAAGTGACTGTTACGGACAAAAACGCAAAGAGCAAACTGTTAAGCACAGTCTTTGATCTAATTAAATGGTAA
- the LOC134196351 gene encoding uncharacterized protein LOC134196351 isoform X3: MQCTNAVDSPDRTPDDDIDSFDSEFNESDDDDEVHGSLFLQQPGGNFPNDGIKLFTCRHVFAPNYEPYKMSVDENGEINCSGVEPSYLPTQFEILTVKDNVSIPGHVVCIRSRGFSPEEKFYVALTDSGMKMRFTVENAGSGMKNHSIPEDKKFYFTVSYYSEGYLFQAVTGDQRYLAFESATRGGVQVTVTDKNATSKLSNAVFDLTNW, encoded by the exons ATGCAA TGTACAAATGCTGTCGACTCTCCAGACCGCACACCAGATGACGATATTGATTCATTCGACTCAGAGTTTAACGAAtcagacgacgacgatgaaGTACATGGCTCGTTATTTTTACAGCAACCTGGTGGGAATTTTCCAAACGATGGAATCAAACTCTTCACGTGTCGACATGTGTTTGCTCCCAACTACGAGCCCTACAAAATGTCGGTCGACGAAAACGGCGAAATCAACTGCTCTGGCGTTGAGCCCAGTTACCTACCAACACAATTCGAGATTCTCACCGTCAAGGACAACGTCAGTATTCCTGGTCATGTCGTTTGTATACGCTCTCGAGGCTTCAGTCCGGAAGAAAAATTCTATGTGGCTCTGACAGACAGTGGAATGAAAATGAGATTTACAGTAGAG AATGCTGGAAGTGGCATGAAAAATCATTCGATTCCTGAAGATAAAAAGTTTTACTTTACTGTGAGCTACTATTCCGAAGGGTATCTTTTCCAAGCGGTAACCGGTGATCAGCGATACCTCGCATTTGAGTCGGCAACAAGAGGAGGAGTTCAAGTGACTGTTACGGACAAAAACGCAACGAGCAAACTGTCAAATGCGGTCTTTGATCTAACTAATTGGTAA
- the LOC134196351 gene encoding uncharacterized protein LOC134196351 isoform X1: protein MALDASEVDGRDRMWFTSTTFCPHVAEGVHPPAAKQARVEQPPSVYQLCTLEGNKLQLTADVKHRIRCTNAVDSPDRTPDDDIDSFDSEFNESDDDDEVHGSLFLQQPGGNFPNDGIKLFTCRHVFAPNYEPYKMSVDENGEINCSGVEPSYLPTQFEILTVKDNVSIPGHVVCIRSRGFSPEEKFYVALTDSGMKMRFTVENAGSGMKNHSIPEDKKFYFTVSYYSEGYLFQAVTGDQRYLAFESATRGGVQVTVTDKNATSKLSNAVFDLTNW from the exons ATGGCACTAGACGCCTCCGAAGTTGATGGTCGCGATCGCATGTGGTTCACCTCGACAACATTCTGCCCACACGTTGCAGAAGGAGTGCATCCGCCTGCTGCCAAGCAAGCACGTGTAGAGCAGCCTCCTAGTGTCTACCAGTTGTGCACACTCGAGGGAAACAAACTGCAACTCACAGCAGACGTGAAACATCGAATCAGG TGTACAAATGCTGTCGACTCTCCAGACCGCACACCAGATGACGATATTGATTCATTCGACTCAGAGTTTAACGAAtcagacgacgacgatgaaGTACATGGCTCGTTATTTTTACAGCAACCTGGTGGGAATTTTCCAAACGATGGAATCAAACTCTTCACGTGTCGACATGTGTTTGCTCCCAACTACGAGCCCTACAAAATGTCGGTCGACGAAAACGGCGAAATCAACTGCTCTGGCGTTGAGCCCAGTTACCTACCAACACAATTCGAGATTCTCACCGTCAAGGACAACGTCAGTATTCCTGGTCATGTCGTTTGTATACGCTCTCGAGGCTTCAGTCCGGAAGAAAAATTCTATGTGGCTCTGACAGACAGTGGAATGAAAATGAGATTTACAGTAGAG AATGCTGGAAGTGGCATGAAAAATCATTCGATTCCTGAAGATAAAAAGTTTTACTTTACTGTGAGCTACTATTCCGAAGGGTATCTTTTCCAAGCGGTAACCGGTGATCAGCGATACCTCGCATTTGAGTCGGCAACAAGAGGAGGAGTTCAAGTGACTGTTACGGACAAAAACGCAACGAGCAAACTGTCAAATGCGGTCTTTGATCTAACTAATTGGTAA
- the LOC134196351 gene encoding uncharacterized protein LOC134196351 isoform X2 yields the protein MHHSCDCNSIKRKVNVEFECTNAVDSPDRTPDDDIDSFDSEFNESDDDDEVHGSLFLQQPGGNFPNDGIKLFTCRHVFAPNYEPYKMSVDENGEINCSGVEPSYLPTQFEILTVKDNVSIPGHVVCIRSRGFSPEEKFYVALTDSGMKMRFTVENAGSGMKNHSIPEDKKFYFTVSYYSEGYLFQAVTGDQRYLAFESATRGGVQVTVTDKNATSKLSNAVFDLTNW from the exons TGTACAAATGCTGTCGACTCTCCAGACCGCACACCAGATGACGATATTGATTCATTCGACTCAGAGTTTAACGAAtcagacgacgacgatgaaGTACATGGCTCGTTATTTTTACAGCAACCTGGTGGGAATTTTCCAAACGATGGAATCAAACTCTTCACGTGTCGACATGTGTTTGCTCCCAACTACGAGCCCTACAAAATGTCGGTCGACGAAAACGGCGAAATCAACTGCTCTGGCGTTGAGCCCAGTTACCTACCAACACAATTCGAGATTCTCACCGTCAAGGACAACGTCAGTATTCCTGGTCATGTCGTTTGTATACGCTCTCGAGGCTTCAGTCCGGAAGAAAAATTCTATGTGGCTCTGACAGACAGTGGAATGAAAATGAGATTTACAGTAGAG AATGCTGGAAGTGGCATGAAAAATCATTCGATTCCTGAAGATAAAAAGTTTTACTTTACTGTGAGCTACTATTCCGAAGGGTATCTTTTCCAAGCGGTAACCGGTGATCAGCGATACCTCGCATTTGAGTCGGCAACAAGAGGAGGAGTTCAAGTGACTGTTACGGACAAAAACGCAACGAGCAAACTGTCAAATGCGGTCTTTGATCTAACTAATTGGTAA
- the LOC134196566 gene encoding uncharacterized protein LOC134196566: MAIDSSEVNDPVWLNTTTFYPHVREGVQLSAKQARVEQPPSVCKLCTLEENNLQLTADVKHRIKDTNAVNRADRTPDDEIDSSNSVFNESDDDNVIGRSLSFLKLGGNLAKDGIKLFTCRGVSPSNNESYKMSVDEYGEINCSSVQSSYLPTQFEILTDEENVSIPGHVVCIRSRGFGPKEKFYVALTDSGKKMRFTVQNAGSGMKNRSIPIDKKFYFTVSYHSGGYRFQAVTGDRRYLAFKLTRGRGVQVTVTDKNAKSKLFNNTVFDLIKW, translated from the exons ATGGCAATAGACTCCTCCGAAGTCAATGATCCCGTGTGGCTCAACACGACAACATTCTACCCACACGTTAGAGAAGGAGTGCAACTGTCTGCCAAGCAAGCACGTGTAGAGCAGCCTCCTAGTGTCTGCAAGTTGTGCACACTCGAGGAAAACAACCTGCAACTCACAGCAGACGTGAAACATCGAATCAAG GATACAAATGCGGTCAATCGTGCGGACCGCACACCAGATGACGAGATTGATTCATCCAACTCAGTATTTAACGAATCAGACGACGACAATGTAATAGGTCGCTCGTTAAGTTTCCTGAAACTTGGTGGGAATCTTGCAAAAGATGGAATCAAACTCTTCACGTGTCGAGGTGTGTCTCCTAGCAACAACGAGTCCTACAAAATGTCAGTCGACGAATACGGCGAAATTAACTGCTCTAGCGTTCAGTCCAGTTACCTACCAACACAATTCGAGATTCTCACCGACGAGGAGAACGTCAGTATTCCTGGTCATGTCGTTTGTATACGCTCTCGAGGCTTCGGTCCGAAAGAAAAATTCTATGTGGCTCTGACGGACAGTGGAAAGAAAATGAGATTTACAGTACAG AATGCTGGAAGTGGCATGAAAAATCGTTCGATTCCTATAGATAAAAAGTTTTACTTTACTGTGAGCTACCATTCCGGAGGGTATCGTTTCCAAGCGGTAACCGGTGATCGGCGATACCTCGCATTTAAGTTGACACGAGGACGAGGAGTTCAAGTGACTGTTACGGACAAAAACGCAAAGAGCAAACTGTTCAACAACACAGTCTTTGATCTAATTAAATGGTAA
- the LOC134196631 gene encoding uncharacterized protein LOC134196631 yields the protein MAIDASEVDGRMWFTSTKFCPHVAEGLHPSAKRARVYTEQLPSVYQLKHLRAQRHDGRVPESLCGYTLEGRKLKLTTDVKHRIRVKRIQLHLRSLHETIKPTYKSMTPFRLSVSECSDHDHDYYALHLDLGLVYKVLHQTDSSVLYSLLYSFHTPLPLLVFPQSDTNAVDCPDDDVDSSDSEFNESDDDDEVDCSLILQQLVGNFAKDGITLVTCRGVSAPNSEPYKMSVDEYGEINCSGVESSYLPTQFEILADKQNVSIPGHVVCIRSRGFGPEEKFYVALTGSGRKMRFTIENAGSGMKNHSIPKDKKFYFTVSEHSGGYRFRAVTGDKRYLAFESAPRGGVQVTVTDKNAKSKLLSTVFDLIKW from the exons ATGGCAATAGACGCCTCCGAAGTCGATGGTCGCATGTGGTTCACATCGACAAAATTTTGCCCACACGTTGCAGAAGGACTGCATCCGTCTGCCAAGCGAGCACGTGTATACACAGAGCAGCTTCCTAGTGTCTACCAGCTGAAACACCTGCGAGCACAGCGACACGACGGACGAGTTCCAGAGAGTCTTTGCGGCTACACACTCGAGGGAAGGAAACTGAAACTCACAACAGATGTGAAACATCGAATCAGAGTAAAGCGCATTCAGCTGCATCTCCGATCGCTACACGAAACGATCAAACCGACATACAAGTCAATGACCCCGTTCAGGCTGAGTGTCTCGGAATGCAGTGATCATGATCATGACTACTACGCTCTCCACCTCGATCTCGGTCTCGTCTACAAGGTGCTGCATCAAACCGACAGCTCTGTCCTCTACAGCCTTCTCTACAGCTTCCACACGCCGCTGCCGTTGTTGGTATTTCCCCAGTCG GATACAAATGCGGTCGATTGTCCGGATGACGACGTTGATTCATCCGACTCAGAATTTAACGAAtcagacgacgacgatgaaGTAGATTGCTCGTTAATTTTACAGCAACTTGTTGGGAATTTTGCAAAAGATGGAATCACACTCGTCACGTGTCGAGGTGTGTCTGCTCCCAACTCCGAGCCCTACAAAATGTCGGTCGACGAATACGGCGAAATCAACTGCTCTGGCGTTGAGTCCAGTTACCTACCAACACAATTCGAGATTCTCGCCGACAAGCAGAACGTCAGTATTCCTGGTCATGTCGTTTGTATACGCTCTCGAGGCTTCGGTCCGGAAGAAAAATTCTATGTGGCTCTGACGGGTAGTGGAAGAAAAATGAGATTTACAATAGAG AATGCTGGAAGTGGCATGAAAAATCATTCGATTCCTAAAGATAAAAAGTTTTACTTTACTGTGAGCGAACATTCCGGAGGGTATCGTTTCCGAGCGGTAACCGGTGATAAGCGATACCTCGCATTTGAGTCGGCACCAAGAGGAGGAGTTCAAGTGACTGTTACGGACAAAAACGCAAAGAGCAAACTGTTAAGCACAGTCTTTGATCTAATTAAATGGTAA
- the LOC134196516 gene encoding uncharacterized protein LOC134196516 has product MAIDASEVDGRMWFTSTKFCPHVAEGLHPSAKRARVYTEQLPSVYQLKHLRAQRHDGRVPKSLCGYTLEGRKLKLTTDVKHRIRVKRIQLHLRSLHETIKPTYKSMTPFRLSVSECSDHDHDYYALHLDLGLVYKVLHQTDSSVLYSLLYSFHTPLPLLVFPQSGTNAVDCPDDDVDSSDSEFNESGDDDEVDCSLILQQLGGNFAKDGITLVTCRGVSAPNSEPYKMSVDEYGEINCSGVESSYLPTQFEILADKQNVSIPGHVVCIRSRGFGPEEKFYVALTGSGRKMRFTIENAGSGMKNHSIPKDEKFYFTVSDHSGGYRFQAVTGDQRYLAFESAPRGGVQVTVTDKNAKSKLLSTVFDLIKW; this is encoded by the exons ATGGCAATAGACGCCTCCGAAGTCGATGGTCGGATGTGGTTCACCTCGACAAAATTTTGCCCACACGTTGCAGAAGGACTGCATCCGTCTGCCAAGCGAGCACGTGTATACACAGAGCAGCTTCCTAGTGTCTACCAGCTGAAACACCTGCGAGCACAGCGACACGACGGACGAGTTCCAAAGAGTCTTTGCGGCTACACACTCGAGGGAAGGAAACTGAAACTCACAACAGATGTGAAACATCGAATCAGAGTAAAGCGCATTCAGCTGCATCTCCGATCGCTACATGAGACGATCAAACCGACATACAAGTCAATGACCCCGTTCAGGCTGAGTGTCTCGGAATGCAGTGATCATGATCATGACTACTACGCTCTCCACCTCGATCTCGGTCTCGTCTACAAGGTGCTGCATCAAACCGACAGCTCTGTCCTCTACAGCCTTCTTTACAGCTTCCACACGCCGCTGCCGTTGTTGGTATTTCCCCAGTCG GGTACAAATGCGGTCGATTGTCCGGATGACGACGTTGATTCATCCGACTCAGAATTTAACGAATCAGGCGACGACGATGAAGTAGATTGCTCGTTAATTTTACAGCAACTTGGTGGGAATTTTGCAAAAGATGGAATCACACTCGTCACGTGTCGAGGTGTGTCTGCTCCCAACTCCGAGCCCTACAAAATGTCGGTCGACGAATACGGCGAAATCAACTGCTCTGGCGTTGAGTCCAGTTACCTACCAACACAATTCGAGATTCTCGCCGACAAGCAGAACGTCAGTATTCCTGGTCATGTCGTTTGTATACGCTCTCGAGGCTTCGGTCCGGAAGAAAAATTCTATGTGGCTCTGACGGGCAGTGGAAGGAAAATGAGATTTACAATAGAG AATGCTGGAAGTGGCATGAAAAATCATTCGATTCCTAAAGATGAAAAGTTTTACTTTACTGTGAGCGACCATTCCGGAGGGTATCGTTTCCAAGCGGTAACCGGTGATCAGCGATACCTCGCATTTGAGTCGGCACCAAGAGGAGGAGTTCAAGTGACTGTTACGGACAAAAACGCAAAGAGCAAACTGTTAAGCACAGTCTTTGATCTAATTAAATGGTAG
- the LOC134196517 gene encoding uncharacterized protein LOC134196517 translates to MAIDASEVDGRMWFTSTTFCPHVAEGLHPSAKRARVEQPPSVYQLKRLRAQRHDGRVPESLCGYTLEGRKLKLTTDVKHRIRVKRIQLHLRLLHETIKPTYKSMTPFRLSVSECSDHDHDYYAVHLDLGLVYKVLHQIDSSVLYSFLYSFHTPLPLLVFPQSGTNAVDCPDDDVDSSDSEFNESGDDDEVDCSLILQQLGGNFAKDGITLVTCRGVSAPNSEPYKMSVDEYGEINCSGVESSFLPTQFEILADTQNVSIPGHVVCIRSRGFGPEEKFYVALTGSGRKMRFTIENAGSGMKNHSIPKDEKFYFTVSDHSGGYRFQAVTGDQRYLAFESAPRGGVQVTVTDKNAKSKLLSTVFDLIKW, encoded by the exons ATGGCAATAGACGCCTCCGAAGTCGATGGTCGCATGTGGTTCACATCGACAACATTCTGCCCACACGTTGCAGAAGGACTGCATCCGTCTGCCAAGCGAGCACGTGTAGAGCAGCCTCCTAGTGTCTACCAGCTGAAACGCCTGCGAGCACAGCGACACGACGGACGAGTTCCAGAGAGTCTTTGCGGCTACACACTCGAGGGAAGGAAACTGAAACTCACAACAGACGTGAAACATCGAATCAGGGTAAAACGAATTCAGCTGCATCTCCGATTGCTACACGAGACGATCAAACCGACATACAAGTCAATGACCCCGTTCAGGCTGAGTGTCTCGGAATGCAGTGATCATGATCATGACTACTACGCTGTCCACCTCGATCTCGGTCTCGTCTACAAGGTGCTGCATCAAATCGACAGCTCTGTCCTCTACAGCTTCCTCTACAGCTTCCACACGCCGCTGCCGTTGTTGGTATTTCCCCAGTCG GGTACAAATGCGGTCGATTGTCCGGATGACGACGTTGATTCATCCGACTCAGAATTTAACGAATCAGGCGATGACGATGAAGTAGATTGCTCGTTAATTTTACAGCAACTTGGTGGGAATTTTGCAAAAGATGGAATCACACTCGTCACGTGTCGAGGTGTGTCTGCTCCCAACTCCGAGCCCTACAAAATGTCGGTCGACGAATACGGCGAAATCAACTGCTCTGGCGTTGAGTCCAGTTTCCTACCAACACAATTCGAGATTCTCGCCGACACGCAGAACGTCAGTATTCCTGGTCATGTCGTTTGTATACGCTCTCGAGGCTTCGGTCCGGAAGAAAAATTCTATGTGGCTCTGACGGGCAGTGGAAGGAAAATGAGATTTACAATAGAG AATGCTGGAAGTGGCATGAAAAATCATTCGATTCCTAAAGATGAAAAGTTTTACTTTACTGTGAGCGACCATTCCGGAGGGTATCGTTTCCAAGCGGTAACCGGTGATCAGCGATACCTCGCATTTGAGTCGGCACCAAGAGGAGGAGTTCAAGTGACTGTTACGGACAAAAACGCAAAGAGCAAACTGTTAAGCACAGTCTTTGATCTAATTAAATGGTAA
- the LOC134196518 gene encoding uncharacterized protein LOC134196518, giving the protein MPSYLFLILLVGSHYHSLTTALPLEEQETETRRSANAPENERKLSTLNSCSIGSNISSSLAMLTTEQNTVVDCYGEGPSCEISLSKATNKKRIPPHARCSSELHPLVGVFGSLRYAIIVPPYSKNITLQCGVCGSPSIHVTWYRVGRPFPSVARCGVAMPHFSLRLGAARKSKCGVYMCIARNAHGQTYASRICVRVVGKCGYSYCKNEVENASSKNWKGMFNTISEDITDKQTSQAINKEQEIVITSHT; this is encoded by the exons ATGCCGTCATATCTTTTCCTGATTTTGCTAGTCGGTAGTCACTATCATAGTTTGACGACAGCTCTACCGTTAGAAGAGCAAGAGACAGAGACACGACGGTCCGCGAACGCACCCGAAAATGAAAGGAAACTCTCAACGCTTA ATTCGTGCTCGATTGGCTCGAATATCAGTTCGTCACTTGCAATGCTAACAACCGAGCAGA ACACGGTTGTCGACTGCTACGGAGAGGGACCATCGTGTGAAATATCACTGTCAaaggcaacaaacaaaaagagaa TTCCACCTCACGCACGCTGTTCGTCTGAACTTCATCCGCTCGTTGGCGTGTTTGGTTCACTTCGGTACGCTATTATCGTGCCGCCTTACAGCAAGAATATCACTCTTCAGTGCGGGGTGTGCGGTTCTCCTTCAATTCATGTTACCTGGTATCGTGTAGGAAGGCCATTTCCTAGCGTTGCTCGATGCGGTGTTGCCATGCCACATTTCTCGCTTCGTCTCGGTGCTGCTAGGAAGAGCAAGTGTggagtgtacatgtgtattgCCAGAAATGCTCATGGGCAAACCTACGCTTCTCGTATTTGCGTGAGGGTCGTTGGAAAAT GTGGTTACAGCTATTGCAAAAATGAAGTGGAAAACGCAAGTTCTA aaaattggaaaggtatgttTAACACAATCAGTGAAGAtattacagacaaacagacgtctcAAGCGATCAACAAGGAACAAGAGATTGTCATCACATCTCACACGTAA